The following nucleotide sequence is from Deltaproteobacteria bacterium.
GCCGCCATCGATGATGATGTATTCGAGGTTCGGCCAGTCCTGGTTCAGCACCGACAGGATCGTCCTCTCCAGGAACTCCCCCTGGTTGTATGAGGGGGTGATGACGGACACCGTTGGGTAATGAGTAAAGTGTTCTTCTCCTTCGTGTCCTGCGTTCACTTTTTTCAAGATACTGATGTGTGAGGTAATTTCTTTTTCTATGTGTGAATGCATTTTATACTTGGTGATCCTATTGATATCGAGTACTTCGATTCGATGTGAATTGCAGATATATCCTGTTCCTCAAAGGTTCCTCTTAGTTCTGCGAGACAGTATATCATCATAAAGAGCCCTGTATGTTTTCGACTGGTTCGGAAGGGAGAATCCGGCTATAATTCTTTTCCGTGCTTCTCCTGATAAGGATTCCAGCCTGCCCTGGTTTTGAATGGCCCAGTCGATTCCTTCTGCGAGATCTTTAATTTCAAAAGGGCGTGCAAGATATCCGTTTTCCCTGTGCATTATCATGTCGGGCATCCCCCCAATATGGAAGGCAATTGTGGGCGTACCGCACGAAAGCGCTTCGAGGACGACATTTGACAGGTTTTCCTGGATGGATGGTGTGATTATCACATCGGAGGCGGAATAGAGGATCGCCAGGCTGATCTCGTCTCGGAATGTTCCCATGTAGTGAGACTTGAATCCCAATTCGGGTTTTGGCATTGGTTCAGATGCTCCGAAAACGACTAACTCTGCATTTCCCCCCCATTTTTTTTGCAACAACTGGAGTGCTCCACGCAGGTAATGAAATCCTTTTCTTTTATCGCTAGTGCTGTCCATTGCCCCGAAAAGTATGAGTTTTCTCGTAGGCGAGAGGTTGAGGATATTTCTCGCAACCCCCTTTTCTACCGGCTTGAATTTCTCGACGTCGATCCCGTTCGGGATTATTTTTACCTCCCTTTTACCGAGGAGGGTACTTTCCCTCGCACATTCGCCGAGCCACCTGCTTGGGCTGACGATCGTAAGATTCACCTTCTCCCAGGAATTCATTTTCCGCTTCAATATTCTGTGGGATAGATCTTTTTCCTTCTGAGATTTAAGAAGGGGGCACTTTCCGCATAAATTCCGGAAGCGTCCACATTCATCATCGTAATGGCAGCCACCGGTAAATGCCCACATATCGTGAAGGGTCCAGACAATCGGCTTCTTGAATTCTCTCAGGGTCTCGATTCGCAGAAACCCATCACAGACCCAGTGGAGGTGGATGATGTCGGGATCATATTCAATAACCTTTTTTCGAAGGGATTCGGGAACTGTGGAGGGTGAAAAGAGTGAATTCAGCCTATTTGGATACATTCTCAAAGGGAGTGAATCGATTCTTCTCCTTCTCTTCCCCGAACCTTTCGGGCTCTTGAAGGCAAAGTTTACGCTGGGATCGTCGGTATTTTTTGTCCCGACGAGCATTGATGCGTCGATGCCAAGTTCCCTCAGTCCTTTGTGAAGACGATATGCGGCGATTGATGCACCCCCCTCGTTATCGGAAGAACTAAGGGAAAGAACTTTCATAACTCCTCTCTCCAGCAGAAGATGTTCAATTGCATATCCATTTTTGCATACTCCTTGACTTCACAAAAAGGTCTGTCCGAAACTATTTCTGGCAGGATGTGGATACGAAATCCTTTTGCTTTGATTAGGTGAAGAATTTCAGGGAGTTTTTGTTCCTTCCTTGAAAAAGAATGGTATTCGACAAAAAGATTGAGGACATGAGAAAGAGAATCGGCAATATCTGGCATGACCTTATCTTCTGCCCCTTCGATATCTATTTTGAGAAAGTCAACTTCCCTGTTAAGGAAATCGCGTAATCTTACCGCCGGAACTTTTATTATGTTTGTTTCTCCTTCCATGGCTATCCTGCTTCCATCGGCCTTTTCTGTATAAAAATCCAAGGTTGTTTCAGAAATCCAGGCGGCTTTGTTGATTAGGCTGACCCCTTCAATACGGTTGACATGGAGGTTATGTTGAAGATGCTTAAATATGTATGGATCTGGTTCGAAAGCGAGAATTGTTGATGATGGAAATTGCTGTTTGAAGAAAATAACGCTCAACCCTATATTTGCACCGCAATCAATGATCAACGGGGATTCTTTGTCTGATCTGAAACTGTACATTTTCTTTACAAAAATCGATTTATACATCGACACAAAAGAAGCTGAATCTGGATAAGAAAGGTTTAGACCCTCAATCTTTATGAAATTCGGTGTGTAACGGGGAGTTTTTTTAAGTTTTTTAAGAATCAGTTTTGTGGAAATTCGATTTACCCATCCAGATCTTTTCACATCTTTTCGCAGAGGATTGCAAATGGAATTTTCATTAACCATGTTTAGAGTTCCGGGTATTCCCAATATGAAATTTGTCGTGATAGAAAGAGTAACATTTGTCGAAAAACACGTCTCATGAGACTTCTCCGCAATTCAGTTGTTGGTGCCGGAACATTTTAAAATCCCAATAAAAAGTGATAATAACCTCTATTTTTATCTATGTTTGTTGTCTTGATGAGTCCATTGGATGTATATCTATGTTAATTATCCTGCGAGTGCTTTTCTTTCTTTTTCAAGTGATGGAAGGCTTAAGCGTAGTATAACTCACTATATTGCTATCTGTATTTCCCTGTGGCAATTTCTAATAACTTCTCTGCACGATTTTTATATGTGAAATCAAATGATTTATTGAACGCATTTTCAACAACTTTTCTCCGTTCATCCTCATTTTGCAAGTAATATCGAATCTTTTCTACAAGATCATCCACACCATGGAAACATATCACTTCTTCACCGGGGACGAAAAAATCCGCGACATTTTCATTGTGCTGAACCATTTGCAGGGCCCCCCTGCAAGGGGGGATTTCGAACAACCGTGCATTGAATCCCTTCGAGACTCTTTCATAGTTGTCCAGCGGAATATTGATGGAAATCTTAGAGGATGAATAAATCTTTCTCATATCATCGATCTCGGCTCTACCTTTGAACCTTTCCCTCAATATGCTGTTTTTTTTTACATATTCGATCCCGTATCCCCAAAACGCGAAGCTCTCGTAATTCTCGGCTACTTTTTCCAAGATCTCGATTCTCCCTTTGTGGTGTCCAGTTATCCCCCCTACGAAGGACACATCGTGGGAATAGTTGAGATCGGGCTGATGGTAGAGCATTTTTTCATCGAAACTGGCCCCGAGATAGAAAAACCTCGAGAAATTTACCCCTCCCTCTTTCAGCATCTCCTCATACTCCACCGGGCACCAGACCATGTCATAATCTGCAAGCCTTTTTCGCACTTTCTCGGAGACCATATCGGGATATACACCGAACCACTGGGTGAGAAGCCCTTGATTGAGATATTTCTTTACCACTTTTCCATCGAGAAAATCATTAATTTCAGTGAAAATTAAATCGACGTTGTTGCTTCGTGCCTTTTTCCCGATCGATTTTGACAGGAGGTACTCATCGAACGGGATAATTCCCGTCTTTTTGAGCAGCCTGTGAAAAAACCTGTATAATCTGGGGAACGAATAAGCAAGCTTCGGGGGGAGAAGATAGCTGTTTCTGCCGTCGATTAGAACCCTGTGTCCATGATACTCAAAGGCCTGTTTCCAACCGTTAAAGAACTCATCACGGGCAATGTACTCACACTGATCCCTAATTTTGTGTTTCGCCATCCTGTGATATCTGATTTTTGTTATCAAGAGTATGTTCATAAAAAAAAGCAACCTCACTGGTGATGAACT
It contains:
- a CDS encoding glycosyltransferase, translating into MKVLSLSSSDNEGGASIAAYRLHKGLRELGIDASMLVGTKNTDDPSVNFAFKSPKGSGKRRRRIDSLPLRMYPNRLNSLFSPSTVPESLRKKVIEYDPDIIHLHWVCDGFLRIETLREFKKPIVWTLHDMWAFTGGCHYDDECGRFRNLCGKCPLLKSQKEKDLSHRILKRKMNSWEKVNLTIVSPSRWLGECARESTLLGKREVKIIPNGIDVEKFKPVEKGVARNILNLSPTRKLILFGAMDSTSDKRKGFHYLRGALQLLQKKWGGNAELVVFGASEPMPKPELGFKSHYMGTFRDEISLAILYSASDVIITPSIQENLSNVVLEALSCGTPTIAFHIGGMPDMIMHRENGYLARPFEIKDLAEGIDWAIQNQGRLESLSGEARKRIIAGFSLPNQSKTYRALYDDILSRRTKRNL
- a CDS encoding FkbM family methyltransferase; this encodes MVNENSICNPLRKDVKRSGWVNRISTKLILKKLKKTPRYTPNFIKIEGLNLSYPDSASFVSMYKSIFVKKMYSFRSDKESPLIIDCGANIGLSVIFFKQQFPSSTILAFEPDPYIFKHLQHNLHVNRIEGVSLINKAAWISETTLDFYTEKADGSRIAMEGETNIIKVPAVRLRDFLNREVDFLKIDIEGAEDKVMPDIADSLSHVLNLFVEYHSFSRKEQKLPEILHLIKAKGFRIHILPEIVSDRPFCEVKEYAKMDMQLNIFCWREEL
- a CDS encoding glycosyltransferase, with product MAKHKIRDQCEYIARDEFFNGWKQAFEYHGHRVLIDGRNSYLLPPKLAYSFPRLYRFFHRLLKKTGIIPFDEYLLSKSIGKKARSNNVDLIFTEINDFLDGKVVKKYLNQGLLTQWFGVYPDMVSEKVRKRLADYDMVWCPVEYEEMLKEGGVNFSRFFYLGASFDEKMLYHQPDLNYSHDVSFVGGITGHHKGRIEILEKVAENYESFAFWGYGIEYVKKNSILRERFKGRAEIDDMRKIYSSSKISINIPLDNYERVSKGFNARLFEIPPCRGALQMVQHNENVADFFVPGEEVICFHGVDDLVEKIRYYLQNEDERRKVVENAFNKSFDFTYKNRAEKLLEIATGKYR